In the genome of Streptomyces racemochromogenes, one region contains:
- a CDS encoding acyclic terpene utilization AtuA family protein — protein sequence MLTGGPLDVLTGDYLAELTMLILGRDRLKNPDLGYAKTFLKQLEEGLGLAHDRGVRIVTNAGGLNPAGLAAAVRALAAKVGVPVSVAHVEGDDLMPYGQDALTANAYLGGAGITACLRAGADVVVTGRVTDAALVSGPAAWWFDWGPQDYDRLAGAVVAGHVLECGTQATGGNYSFFTRYDVSRPGFPLAEIAEDGSSVITKHSGTGGAVTVGTVTAQLLYETQGVRYLGPDVTARLDTVRLSAADTDRVAISGVRGEAPPGTLKAGVTRIGGWRNEVVFVLTGLDVEAKAALVRAQLAGLLAGVSSAEWTLARTDHEDAETQEAASALLRLVVRDPSPDRVGRPLTSAAIELALASYPGFHVTAPPAAAQPYGVFTATAVATDAVPHTAVLPDGTRLPVPAARSQAPAARSQAPAAPLPDTGAGDPGQREPAPPGAPPGQGPGPAGPPPPATAAHRAGATRRVALGRILGARSGDKGGDANVGVWAESGPAWEWAREALTVEAFKALLPETAPLEVTRHELPNLRALNFTVTGLLGDGVASGHRFDPQAKALGEWLRARHLDVPAHLLPRGGGGPDSPTPAPEGTR from the coding sequence ATGCTGACGGGCGGCCCGCTGGACGTGCTGACCGGCGACTACCTCGCCGAGCTCACCATGCTGATCCTGGGCCGGGACCGCCTGAAGAACCCGGACCTCGGCTACGCGAAGACCTTCCTGAAGCAGCTGGAGGAGGGCCTCGGGCTGGCGCACGACCGGGGCGTGCGGATCGTGACGAACGCCGGCGGGCTGAACCCGGCCGGGCTGGCGGCGGCGGTGCGGGCGCTGGCCGCGAAGGTGGGGGTGCCCGTCTCCGTCGCGCACGTCGAGGGCGACGACCTGATGCCGTACGGGCAGGACGCGCTCACCGCCAACGCCTACCTGGGCGGCGCCGGGATCACCGCCTGCCTGCGGGCCGGAGCGGACGTGGTGGTGACCGGCCGGGTCACGGACGCCGCGCTGGTCAGCGGGCCGGCCGCCTGGTGGTTCGACTGGGGCCCGCAGGACTACGACCGGCTGGCGGGCGCGGTGGTCGCGGGCCACGTCCTGGAGTGCGGCACGCAGGCCACCGGCGGCAACTACTCCTTCTTCACGCGGTACGACGTCTCCCGGCCGGGCTTCCCGCTGGCCGAGATAGCGGAGGACGGATCCTCGGTCATCACCAAGCACTCCGGCACCGGCGGGGCCGTGACGGTCGGCACGGTCACCGCCCAACTCCTCTACGAGACCCAGGGCGTGCGCTACCTGGGCCCCGACGTGACGGCCCGCCTGGACACGGTCCGGTTGTCCGCGGCGGACACGGACAGGGTGGCGATCTCCGGCGTCCGGGGCGAGGCCCCGCCCGGCACCCTCAAGGCGGGCGTGACCCGGATCGGCGGCTGGCGCAACGAGGTGGTCTTCGTCCTGACCGGCCTGGACGTCGAGGCGAAGGCGGCCCTGGTGCGCGCGCAACTGGCCGGGCTCCTGGCCGGGGTGTCCAGCGCCGAGTGGACGCTGGCCCGTACGGACCACGAGGACGCGGAGACGCAGGAGGCGGCGAGCGCGCTGCTGCGGCTGGTGGTCCGCGATCCGTCGCCCGACCGAGTGGGACGGCCCCTGACCTCCGCGGCCATCGAACTGGCCCTGGCCAGCTACCCGGGCTTCCACGTCACGGCCCCGCCGGCCGCCGCACAGCCGTACGGCGTCTTCACCGCGACCGCCGTGGCGACGGATGCGGTCCCCCACACGGCGGTCCTGCCGGACGGCACCCGCCTGCCGGTGCCCGCCGCGCGGAGCCAGGCCCCCGCCGCGCGGAGCCAGGCCCCCGCCGCGCCCCTTCCCGACACCGGGGCGGGCGACCCCGGACAGCGCGAACCCGCCCCGCCCGGGGCTCCCCCCGGCCAAGGTCCGGGCCCCGCGGGGCCCCCGCCGCCGGCCACCGCGGCGCATCGGGCGGGGGCCACCCGCAGGGTGGCGCTGGGCAGGATCCTCGGGGCTCGCAGCGGCGACAAGGGCGGGGACGCCAACGTCGGGGTGTGGGCCGAGAGCGGCCCGGCCTGGGAGTGGGCTCGGGAGGCCCTCACCGTCGAAGCCTTCAAGGCGCTGCTCCCGGAGACGGCCCCCCTGGAGGTAACCCGCCACGAGCTGCCGAACCTGCGCGCCCTGAACTTCACCGTCACCGGCCTCCTCGGCGACGGCGTCGCCTCCGGGCACCGCTTCGACCCGCAGGCCAAGGCCCTCGGCGAATGGCTGCGCGCCCGCCACCTCGACGTCCCGGCCCACCTCCTCCCCCGCGGTGGCGGAGGTCCCGACAGCCCGACACCCGCTCCTGAGGGGACCCGATGA
- a CDS encoding TIGR03084 family metal-binding protein: MPEPAWAWSTPAPGWSVAHQIAHLHWTDRAALLALTDAEGFARMVEEALKAPGSFVDEGAEEGAALEPAELLVRWREGRAALDEALAAASPDARFPWYGPPMKAASMASARLMETWAHGQDVADALGVPRTPTARLRHVARIGVRARDYAYAVRGLPVPEGEFRVELTAPDGTGVWAYGPADAPQRITGPALDFCLLVTQRAHRADLALTATGPDADRWLDIAQAFAGPAGQGRDPRGSTPHAADPHAADPLAADPLGGGR; this comes from the coding sequence TTGCCGGAGCCGGCCTGGGCGTGGTCGACGCCCGCGCCCGGCTGGAGCGTCGCCCACCAGATCGCCCACCTGCACTGGACCGACCGGGCCGCGCTGCTCGCCCTCACCGACGCGGAGGGCTTCGCGCGGATGGTGGAGGAGGCGTTGAAGGCCCCCGGGTCGTTCGTCGACGAAGGCGCGGAGGAGGGTGCCGCGCTGGAGCCCGCGGAACTGCTCGTCCGGTGGCGCGAGGGCCGGGCCGCGCTCGACGAGGCGCTCGCTGCGGCCTCGCCCGACGCCCGGTTCCCCTGGTACGGGCCGCCCATGAAGGCCGCGTCGATGGCGAGTGCCCGGCTCATGGAGACCTGGGCGCACGGCCAGGACGTGGCCGACGCGCTCGGCGTGCCGCGCACCCCCACGGCCCGGCTGCGGCACGTCGCGCGGATCGGGGTCCGGGCGCGCGACTACGCGTACGCGGTACGGGGACTGCCGGTGCCGGAGGGGGAGTTCCGGGTGGAGCTGACCGCTCCGGACGGGACCGGGGTGTGGGCGTACGGGCCGGCGGACGCCCCGCAGCGGATCACCGGGCCGGCGCTGGACTTCTGCTTGCTGGTCACGCAGCGCGCCCACCGCGCCGACCTCGCCCTCACCGCGACCGGGCCCGACGCCGACCGCTGGCTCGACATCGCCCAGGCCTTCGCCGGCCCGGCGGGCCAGGGCCGCGACCCGCGGGGCAGCACCCCGCATGCCGCCGACCCGCATGCCGCCGACCCGCTGGCCGCCGACCCCCTGGGCGGCGGGCGGTGA
- a CDS encoding alpha/beta fold hydrolase, whose product MNPAAPAAPHSLYPELDATALTAFATALESGDPAGLPPARAADVRAARAAAAFSRGKVTGACGDLLDAALWRHTGPAPRAVVVMPSPWTALGWTAYAVRAAALATRGYDVLAYTVRGFGRSDGQADFAGPLDVADGRRALDHLLERAAGPVTRIGFLGVSYGAGIGLLVAAHDPRVDAVAALSAWGDLGEVLYENSTRRAAAVQALLASAGRARLGPETERALEDVLAGRDAEGALRWAQQRSPSAHVKEFNRRQVAVFLAHAWHETLFPANQTLGLFGELTGPKRLDLSVGDHGGPESAGLLGLPSPVWTDAHRWLDHHLCGADNGVEEEGEVRSEVMWSRALEPSAALPAPGGGVRRLYLTGGAPTDGFGGLGGEPEHGWTAGVLCGVDTPAAAAEAVVRCGYAEMAGLPKPYPGGEIGAAAAAAVTAAWAGDPAEETLRVRGVPRLRVTYRAANSGSTIVAYLLDLAPDGSARLITHAPFSDLHSPPDSLIGADIDLQAAAYDVPRGHRLLLVAAARDPLYGDANLPRATLAFTSPEPTPSYLEVPVG is encoded by the coding sequence GTGAACCCCGCTGCCCCAGCCGCGCCCCACTCCCTCTATCCCGAACTCGACGCCACCGCCCTCACCGCCTTCGCCACCGCCCTGGAGAGCGGAGACCCCGCCGGCCTGCCCCCCGCGCGCGCCGCGGACGTACGGGCCGCCCGGGCCGCGGCCGCCTTCAGCCGGGGCAAGGTGACCGGCGCCTGCGGGGACCTCCTCGACGCCGCGCTCTGGCGGCACACCGGACCCGCGCCGCGCGCGGTCGTCGTGATGCCCTCGCCGTGGACGGCCCTGGGCTGGACCGCGTACGCCGTCCGCGCCGCCGCGCTCGCGACCCGCGGCTACGACGTACTCGCCTACACCGTCCGCGGGTTCGGCCGCTCTGACGGCCAGGCCGACTTCGCCGGCCCGCTGGACGTCGCCGACGGCAGAAGGGCCCTGGACCACCTCCTGGAACGCGCCGCCGGCCCGGTCACCAGGATCGGCTTCCTCGGCGTCTCCTACGGCGCCGGCATCGGCCTGCTCGTCGCCGCGCACGACCCCCGCGTCGACGCGGTGGCGGCGCTCAGCGCGTGGGGCGACCTCGGCGAGGTCCTGTACGAGAACTCCACCCGCCGCGCCGCCGCCGTACAGGCCCTGCTGGCGTCGGCCGGACGGGCCCGGCTCGGCCCGGAGACCGAGCGCGCCCTGGAGGACGTCCTCGCAGGCCGGGACGCCGAAGGCGCCCTGCGGTGGGCGCAGCAGCGCTCTCCGTCCGCGCACGTCAAGGAGTTCAACCGCAGGCAGGTGGCGGTCTTCCTCGCGCACGCCTGGCACGAGACGCTCTTCCCCGCCAACCAGACGCTGGGGCTGTTCGGCGAACTCACCGGCCCCAAGCGGCTCGACCTGTCCGTCGGCGACCACGGCGGCCCCGAGAGCGCGGGGCTGCTGGGGCTGCCGAGCCCGGTGTGGACGGACGCGCACCGCTGGCTCGACCACCACCTGTGCGGGGCCGACAACGGGGTGGAGGAGGAGGGGGAGGTGCGCTCCGAGGTGATGTGGAGCCGCGCCCTGGAACCCTCCGCCGCCCTCCCCGCCCCGGGCGGCGGCGTCCGCCGGCTGTACCTGACGGGCGGGGCGCCGACGGACGGGTTCGGGGGGCTCGGCGGGGAGCCCGAGCACGGCTGGACGGCGGGCGTGCTGTGCGGGGTGGACACCCCGGCCGCCGCGGCCGAAGCGGTGGTGCGGTGCGGGTACGCGGAGATGGCCGGCCTCCCGAAGCCTTACCCGGGCGGCGAGATCGGCGCCGCCGCGGCCGCGGCCGTCACCGCCGCCTGGGCCGGGGACCCCGCCGAGGAGACCCTCCGCGTACGGGGCGTCCCCCGCCTGCGGGTGACGTACCGCGCCGCGAACTCCGGCTCCACCATCGTCGCGTACCTCCTGGACCTGGCCCCGGACGGCTCGGCCCGGCTGATCACGCACGCACCGTTCAGCGACCTGCACTCCCCGCCGGACAGCCTGATCGGCGCGGACATCGACCTCCAGGCCGCGGCGTACGACGTCCCGCGCGGCCACCGGCTCCTGCTGGTGGCGGCCGCCCGCGACCCCCTCTACGGGGACGCCAACCTGCCGCGCGCAACGCTGGCGTTCACCTCGCCGGAGCCGACGCCGTCGTACCTGGAGGTACCGGTGGGCTGA
- a CDS encoding alpha/beta fold hydrolase: MTANDTTALTPAAPTRSELTIDGRRLSYLDFGGTGRPLVALHGHLSEGATFAGLARTLGPEWRVIAPDQRGQGESDRAADYTREGYLSDVGALLDHLGLERVVLLGHSLGAINAYQFTARHPERVSALVNAEGPAALGLDGSNPLAFLLQLPYEAPTREALVAGLGPAAPYFSDRLRENADGSWRLPFHPREMHDSEHHVHGDHWADWTASTCPALLVRGTRGVIPADQARAMTERRPGTTLTELDTDHFVYTAEPEAFAAKVGRFLDGV, encoded by the coding sequence ATGACCGCGAACGACACCACCGCCCTCACCCCCGCCGCCCCCACCCGGTCCGAACTCACCATCGACGGCCGCCGGTTGTCCTACCTCGACTTCGGCGGCACCGGCCGCCCACTGGTCGCCCTGCACGGCCACCTGTCCGAGGGCGCCACGTTCGCCGGCCTCGCCCGCACTCTCGGCCCCGAGTGGCGGGTGATCGCCCCGGACCAGCGCGGCCAGGGCGAGTCCGACCGCGCCGCCGACTACACGCGGGAGGGATACCTCTCCGACGTCGGCGCCCTCCTGGACCACCTGGGGCTGGAGCGCGTCGTCCTGCTCGGCCACTCCCTCGGCGCCATCAACGCCTACCAGTTCACCGCGCGCCACCCCGAGCGCGTGAGCGCCCTCGTCAACGCCGAGGGCCCGGCCGCGCTCGGGCTGGACGGCTCCAACCCCCTGGCGTTCCTGCTGCAGCTCCCGTACGAGGCCCCGACCCGCGAGGCGCTGGTCGCGGGCCTCGGCCCGGCCGCGCCGTACTTCTCCGACCGGCTCCGGGAGAACGCCGACGGCAGCTGGCGCCTGCCCTTCCACCCCCGGGAGATGCACGACTCCGAACACCACGTCCACGGCGACCACTGGGCCGACTGGACGGCCTCCACCTGCCCGGCACTGCTCGTACGCGGCACCCGGGGCGTCATCCCGGCCGACCAGGCCCGCGCCATGACGGAACGCCGCCCCGGCACCACCCTGACGGAACTCGACACCGACCACTTCGTCTACACCGCCGAGCCCGAAGCCTTCGCGGCGAAGGTGGGCCGGTTCCTCGACGGGGTGTGA